The following are encoded together in the Schistocerca americana isolate TAMUIC-IGC-003095 chromosome 6, iqSchAmer2.1, whole genome shotgun sequence genome:
- the LOC124619979 gene encoding piggyBac transposable element-derived protein 3-like → MYNVVILIIISNFISLHGLSDNRIRSLLDDSDLSGISSDEDDEFVPSPSNIQQADDSFDDLSAEEVPEERRSSHSVTEGVTPLLFRRSNFVQKFHPPNINYSAVESLSPIGTPAEFFCEYFSEKFFEEAVKYTNMYSNAKTGKSLGTTAHELKVFFGINVMIGCVRNNVHFVDTIKPPNRLWKVQPVIDTVRRRCHSLPRSFNYYSLDEQMIPFTGRCKLKQYAKGKPRPVGLKNFIMTSASGSLVYFDRHFTTILLLAKLKEKGIKATGTIMVNRIKNFNLKEGRMKRGECHSYVRADEAVVITEWQDSPRVVIASTCAGIEPKCKVQRWCKQEGHYLDVDCPFVIQQYNANMGGVDIHDQQVECHRTWFRIRKWTLKCLLHFIDLSVVNCWFLYREHCRENQTAKKNIMDLLKFRMSLAEALLSCPDRKTRAEEFETPLDDTASTSTKAKVYKPHPKPGLDKRYDGYDHWPTVDDVLSP, encoded by the exons ATGTACAACGTTGTGATATTGATAATTATTAGCAACTTCATATCTTTGCACG GTTTATCAGACAATCGAATCCGTTCTCTATTAGATGATTCGGATTTGAGTGGCATTTCATCAGATGAAGACGACGAGTTTGTTCCTTCTCCTTCAAATATTCAGCAGGCAGATGACTCGTTTGATGATTTGAGTGCCGAAGAAGTTCCTGAAGAGCGCAGGAGTTCACACAGTGTCACAGAAGGTGTCACGCCACTGCTTTTTCGGAGATCAAATTTTGTACAGAAGTTTCATCCACCAAACATTAATTACAGTGCTGTTGAG AGTCTTTCACCAATTGGAACTCCTGCTGAATTTTTCTGTGAATATTTCagtgaaaagttttttgaagagGCAGTGAAATATACAAATATGTATAGTAATGCAAAGACAGGGAAATCCCTAGGGACTACAGCTCATGAACTGAAGGTGTTTTTTGGGATAAATGTAATGATAGGCTGCGTAAG GAATAATGTGCACTTTGTTGATACTATAAAACCACCTAATAGACTGTGGAAAGTTCAGCCAGTGATCGACACAGTAAGAAGAAGATGTCACAGTTTGCCTCGTAGCTTTAACTACTACAGTCTTGATGAGCAAATGATCCCTTTTACTGGGCGTTGCAAACTGAAGCAATATGCCAAAGGAAAACCAAGGCCTGTAGGTCTTAAAAACTTTATCATGACCTCAGCATCAG GAAGTTTAGTTTATTTCGATAGGCACTTTACCACAATTCTTCTCTTAGCAAAGCTTAAGGAGAAAGGAATTAAGGCTACTGGCACAATAATGGtaaacagaattaaaaattttaatttgaaagAGGGAAGAATGAAAAGAGGAGAGTGTCATTCATATGTTAGAGCAGATGAAGCTGTAGTAATTACTGAGTGGCAGGACAGTCCGAGGGTCGTGATAGCATCCACTTGTGCTGGCATTGAGCCAAAATGTAAAGTTCAAAGGTGGTGTAAGCAGGAGGGTCACTATCTTGATGTAGATTGCCCTTTTGTAATTCAGCAGTACAATGCCAATATGGGTGGCGTAGACATTCATGACCAGCAGGTTGAGTGTCACCGAACGTGGTTCAGAATCAGAAAATGGACACTCAAGTGCTTGCTACATTTCATAGACCTTTCAGTGGTCAACTGCTGGTTTCTCTACAGAGAGCACTGTCGTGAAAATCAGACTGCCAAAAAGAACATTATGGATCTGTTGAAATTTAGAATGTCTCTAGCTGAGGCTCTTCTGTCATGTCCAGACAGAAAGACGAGAGCTGAAGAGTTTGAAACACCATTAGATGATACGGCAAGTACCTCCACAAAGGCAAAAGTTTACAAACCCCATCCGAAACCAGGTTTGGACAAGCGATATGATGGGTATGATCACTGGCCGACAGTGGATGATGTTTTGTCACCATGA
- the LOC124619980 gene encoding piggyBac transposable element-derived protein 4-like, translated as MSRKSQEEMLMEWLEIPLSSDDDLECFSDDSIHDETYVAPESVGCDSDSSDEESQVPVIRTEDVSATRQSDVIMKESMSQLSDNALKLPCSSKNVTKNSRSVVWKDKQLIIPELQSKFHGNTSLPEEVINLNTPYQFFKHIFPSKLFDLIVEESHRYSVQSNPDRPIDLSCDDIKKFIGICLVMSIVHVPNTRDYWGEVTGTHLIKTTMTVNQYEQIRKFLHFNDNSAMIPRGEKGHDRLFKIRPIIELMRSRFQTIPVEECVSVDEQICSTKARSYLKQYMPNKPHKYGYKLFVISGISGYAYDFEIFTGDENEPEKRVTGEEDWEQVQML; from the coding sequence ATGTCTCGAAAGAGTCAAGAAGAAATGCTTATGGAATGGTTAGAGATTCCACTAAGCAGTGATGACGATCTTGAGTGTTTCTCTGACGATTCCATTCATGATGagacatatgttgctccagaatctGTTGGTTGTGATAGTGACAGTAGTGACGAAGAAAGTCAAGTACCAGTAATTAGGACTGAAGATGTTTCTGCAACAAGACAATCTGATGTTATAATGAAGGAATCGATGTCACAGTTGTCTGATAATGCTCTGAAACTgccatgcagcagcaaaaatgttaccaaaaacagCAGGAGTGTGGTTTGGAAAGATAAACAGTTGATTATTCCCGAACTGCAGTCAAAATTTCATGGCAATACTTCGTTACcagaagaagtaataaacttaaatacTCCATACCAATTCTTCAAACATATATTTCCATCTAAATTGTTTGATCTAATTGTCGAAGAGTCTCATAGATACAGTGTGCAGAGTAATCCTGATAGACCAATAGATTTATCCtgtgatgacataaaaaaatttataggCATCTGTCTCGTAATGTCAATAGTTCATGTACCTAATACGAGGGACTACTGGGGAGAAGTTACTGGTACTCATCTGATCAAGACAACAATGACAGTGAATCAGTATGAGCAAATACGTAagtttcttcacttcaatgacaacAGTGCAATGATACCCAGGGGTGAAAAAGGTCATGATAGACTCTTCAAGATAAGACCCATAATAGAATTGATGAGATCTCGGTTTCAAACAATACCTGTTGAGGAGTGTGTTTCTGTTGATGAACAGATATGTTCAACAAAGGCTAGAAGTTATTTGAAACAATACATGCCAAACAAGCCTCATAAATATGGatacaaattatttgttattaGTGGCATATCTGGTTATGCCTACGATTTTGAGATTTTCACTGGAGATGAAAATGAACCAGAAAAAAGAGTGACTGGGGAGGAAGATTGGGAGCAAGTGCAAATGTTGTAG